The Thalassotalea psychrophila genome window below encodes:
- the upp gene encoding uracil phosphoribosyltransferase → MNVFEVNHPLVKHKLGLMRVADVSTKDFRELVSEVGSLLTYEASKNFELENITIDSWNGQVSVQQIKGKKVTIVPILRAGLGMMDGVLKLIPNALISVVGMYRNEETFEPIVYFEKLVGEIDERLALVIDPMLATGGSMIATIDLLKERGCKNIVALVLVAAPEGIKALEEKHPDIDLYTASIDDHLNEHGYIIPGLGDAGDKIFGTK, encoded by the coding sequence ATGAACGTTTTTGAAGTAAATCACCCGTTAGTAAAACATAAATTGGGTTTAATGCGTGTTGCCGATGTCAGTACTAAGGATTTTCGTGAATTAGTATCCGAAGTCGGCAGTTTGTTGACCTATGAAGCATCAAAAAACTTTGAACTTGAAAATATAACCATTGATAGCTGGAACGGACAAGTTTCAGTTCAACAAATTAAAGGAAAAAAGGTAACCATCGTACCAATACTACGTGCTGGTTTAGGGATGATGGATGGTGTGCTAAAACTGATCCCTAACGCCTTAATTTCAGTTGTTGGCATGTACAGGAATGAAGAAACGTTCGAGCCAATTGTTTATTTTGAAAAGCTTGTTGGTGAGATTGATGAGCGACTAGCACTGGTTATTGACCCTATGCTTGCCACAGGTGGTTCTATGATAGCGACAATCGATTTATTGAAAGAGCGTGGTTGTAAAAATATCGTCGCTTTAGTTCTGGTTGCAGCGCCAGAAGGCATTAAAGCCTTAGAAGAGAAGCATCCAGATATAGATTTATATACAGCATCTATTGATGATCATTTGAATGAACATGGCTACATCATACCTGGCCTTGGAGATGCAGGTGACAAAATATTTGGCACCAAGTAG
- a CDS encoding MBL fold metallo-hydrolase, which translates to MQFKIIPVTQFQQNATLIWCDQTMEGALIDPGGESNRLLAATEHEGVTLTKLLLTHAHVDHAGGTQDIADKLNLPIEGPHKADQFWIDIFPQQIQQFGFPEARVFKTGRWLEQGDNVTVGNEILEVYFCPGHTPGHVIFFSKTAKLAQVGDVLFKGSIGRTDFPKGCQETLVNSIKTNLWPLGDDVRFIPGHGPMSTFGEERRSNPYVKEGVR; encoded by the coding sequence CTGCAATTTAAAATAATTCCCGTTACCCAGTTTCAACAAAATGCCACTTTAATATGGTGCGATCAAACCATGGAGGGAGCATTGATTGATCCTGGAGGAGAAAGTAACCGATTACTCGCCGCGACTGAGCATGAAGGTGTGACGTTAACAAAATTGTTGTTAACCCACGCTCATGTTGATCATGCTGGCGGCACGCAAGATATTGCTGATAAATTAAACTTGCCTATAGAAGGTCCGCATAAAGCAGATCAGTTTTGGATTGATATTTTCCCACAACAAATACAACAATTTGGTTTTCCTGAAGCAAGGGTGTTTAAAACAGGTCGTTGGTTAGAGCAGGGGGATAATGTAACTGTTGGTAATGAGATATTAGAAGTATATTTTTGTCCTGGCCATACGCCAGGGCATGTGATTTTTTTCAGTAAAACGGCCAAACTTGCTCAAGTTGGCGATGTGTTATTTAAAGGTTCAATTGGTCGTACTGATTTTCCTAAAGGCTGCCAAGAAACCTTAGTAAATTCAATTAAAACTAATTTATGGCCATTAGGTGATGATGTTAGGTTTATTCCTGGTCACGGACCTATGAGCACCTTCGGTGAGGAGCGACGTAGCAATCCATACGTAAAAGAGGGCGTAAGGTAA